CCGGGGGCGACGCCGTCGTGGGAGGAGGTGCTCGCGGCACGCGCCGACCGCGTCGCCCAGGTGCGGGCCTTCCTGGCCGCCCAGACTGCGGAGACGTTCGCGCGGCGCCCGCACCGCCTGCCCCCGTGGGACGAGGGTGCGCCCGGCCCGGACCGCGACCGGATGACCGTCGGGCGCTGCCTGGGCGTCATCGGGAACGAGGAGTGGGAGCACCTGCGCTTCGCGCTGCGCGACCTGGACGCGTTGGCGGCGGGCGACGGCCCGTAGACTCATCCGACGTGGCTCTCACCATCGGCATCGTCGGCCTGCCCAACGTCGGCAAGTCCACCCTCTTCAACGCCCTGACGCGCAACCAGGTGCTCGCCGCGAACTACCCGTTCGCGACCATCGAGCCCAACGTGGGCGTGGTGCCGCTCCCGGACCCGCGGCTGAACACGCTCGCGGGGATCTTCGGCAGCGAGCGGATCCTGCCCGCCACGGTGTCGTTCGTCGACATCGCGGGCATCGTCAAGGGTGCCTCGGAGGGTGAGGGCCTGGGCAACAAGTTCCTCGCGAACATCCGCGAGGCGGACGCGATCTGCCAGGTGACCCGCGTCTTCTCGGACCCCGACGTCATCCGCGTCGAGGGCTCCACGGATGCCGAGGGCGACATCGAGACGATCGCGACCGAGCTCATCCTGGCCGACCTCCAGACCCTCGAGAAGGCGCTGCCGCGCATCGAGAAGGAGGTCAAGATCAAGAAGGGCGACCCGGCCCTCCTGGACGCGGGCAAGAAGGCCCAGTCGATCCTCGAGGCGGGCACCACGCTCTTCCAGGGCGCCAAGGCCGCGGGCCTCGACCTCGCCGAGATCGCGTCCTTCCAGCTCATGACGGCCAAGCCGTTCATCTACGTCTTCAACACCGACGACGCCGGCCTGGCGGACACCGCGATGCAGGACGAGCTGCGCGCGCTGGTCGCCCCGGCCGACGCGATCTTCCTCGACGCCAAGTTCGAGTCCGAGCTCGTGGAGCTCGAGCCCGAGGAGGCGCGCGAGATGCTGGAGGCGAACGGCCAGGAGGAGTCGGGCCTCGACCAGCTCGCGAAGGTCGGCTTCCACACCCTCGGCCTGCAGACGTACCTCACGGCGGGCCCGAAGGAGTCGCGCGCCTGGACGATCCGCACGGGGTGGAAGGCCCCGCAGGCCGCCGGCGTCATCCACACCGACTTCGAGCGCGGCTTCATCAAGGCCGAGGTCATCGGCTTCGAGGACCTCGTCGAGGCAGGCTCGGTGGCCGCGGCCCGCTCGGCGGGCAAGGCCCGCATCGAGGGCAAGGACTACGTCATGGCCGACGGCGACGTCGTGGAGTTCCGCTTCAACGTCTAGCGTCGTTGACGCAGGGCGTTGTATGGAGGTGCGGAGGATGTCGAACTCGTCGACTACCACTGAGGCCGACCTGATCGAGCCGATCCATCCCGGAGAGATCCTGATGGAGGACTTCATCAAGGGCTTCGGGATCACGCAGAACAAGCTCGCGGTGTCGATCGGTGTGTCGCCGCGTCGGATCAACGAGATCGTGCACGGCAAGCGGGGCATCACAGCGGACACGGCGATCCGATTGGCTCGGTACTTCGGCACGTCCGAGGAGTTCTGGATGAACCTGCAGTCGAACTACGAGCTGCGTCTGGAGCGACGTGCGCTGCGTGAGAAGGTCGCCGCAATCACCCCGCTGAAGGTCGCGTGAGCGTGGAGTCACCCGTGGCGTTGCGCCGGCTTCGCGCGTCCGACGCCGGTGCCGTCCAGGCAGCGTTCGCGTCCAACGTGGACATGGCTCGGCAAGGAGGCGTCGTGACGCTCACGGACGCCGAGAAATACGTCTCGGCGCCGACGTTCGATGCCATCCCGATGATCGGAGCCTGACGACTCACTGCAGATGGTTGTCTGTGCCGGAACTCAGCAGAGCTCCGCTTCAATGTCACAGCGTCGTCCGTGCCCCTGCACTCACCGCTTCGAGTCGCGGCTCGATCGACTCGGCCATCATGGTGATCTCGCGCTCGCCGATCCGGTTTCCGCGCGCCTGCTCCCGCCAACCGGTCAGAGCCCCGGCGACGCGACCCATCCTCTCGCGGGCTCGTACGGTCGTCAGGCCGCAGTCCTCGGCCAGTGCGAGCAGGCCGTCGACCTCGTCGGGCGGGGCGTCGGCTCCCATGATCGACGTCGACCGCGCCCGCCACGGGTCGGGGGTCGGGTTGACGTCGAACACGGGGCTCAGCGTCCACGAGCCCTGGTCGGCGAGAAAGCCGTGGTTGCGTAGGTGGTCGTCGGTGTTACCGAGCGCGACGCTCGCGATGACGCGGTCGAAGAGTTCCTGGTGATCTTGCCTCGGGGAACGCGACAGGTCGCGCATCGCCTCGGCGACGTCCGCGTAGTCGCGGTGCTGGCCGTCGACGGAGCCGGTGGCCGTCATGGCGCTGATGTAGCCGATGCGGTCTCCTGTGCTCGTACGGTCGAACCTGCGCAGGATCAGCACGCTGCGCTCTCCCACGCGTGTGAGCCGTCGCTGGGGCGTGCGGATCCCCGCGCGCTCCATCAGATCGAGCGCCGTCGCCTCCCAGGCCATGACGTCCCACCGATCGCTGCCGTGGGGGAACTTGGCGATCGCGAGACTGCCGTCCTCCAGGCGTACCGAAGCCTTGGGCCGCGCACCGCCAAGGCCTGTGGTCCCGGTGTCCAGGAGCTGCTTGAGGGCCGCTGAAGGATCCTCGTCGGAGGCCAGCTCGTCTGAGGCGTGCAGCAGTTCCGGCAGCGAGACGAGCCGCGGGACGCTTGAGGCCTTCCCGAGGAAGTCTTCGTGACCGGGCAGCCGGAAGCGCAGCGCGCCCTGGCGGGTGTCGTCACTGACTCCCAGCAGGAAGTCGAGGTCGTCCAGGTGGCGCGGACTCCTGCTCTCCTCGCGTGCGCGTGCGCGCTCGGCCTTCTCGACAAGGCCCCGGCCCCACCTGTCGGGGGCGCTGTCGGCAAACGCTCGGACGAGCCCGCTCTGGTGCTGGGCGCCGGACACCAGTGGCAGCGCCGGGTCGAGGGCTGTGCCGTCGCCCGCGAGGTAGCCCGGGTCGTAGAGGAACGTCGTGGAGACCTGGCCGCGCGTCCGGGTGAAGTGGGCCTGACCCACGAGACGCGTGCGCCCTGCCTCGTCTACGAGGACTTCGATCGTGGTCATCGCGCGCGCTTCTTCGTGAGGTTGCCCGCTCGCAGACGGCCGATGTCGCTGTTCAGCGGGTCGATCGCCTCGACGGTCTGGTCGAGCACGCCGAGTGCGCGGAGCACCTGGGCGACGCTGCGGAAGCTCACGCCGGGATCGCCGGTCTCGATCTTGCGCAGAGTGTCGCGGGTGATGCCCGCGCGCTCGGCCACCTGCTGCGCCGTCAGACCCAGGACCATGCGCCAACCACGCACATGCTCACCGAAGGAAGCGATCTGTCGATCGATCCTGTACCCAGCCATGTTCGCTCCGTCCGTATATGACGATCCTACTCCCCGGATCCTGCCGTTATGGCGACAAGACACGTCATACAGACGGAAGGAAGCCGAGTTGGTCGGTCGCGGGCCGGCCATGAGGTCGCGACAGCACGCCCCCCGGATAGGGTTCCTGGCGTGCCCCGCCTGCGCCTCGAGACCTTCGTCCCCGGGGCGACGCCTGCCGACTGCTTCGCGCTGAGCCTGTCGGTCGACGCGCACGCGGCGTCGCTGGCGCACTCGGGCGAGCGCGCCGTCGGTGGGGTCACCTCGGGGGAGTTGCGCCTGGGGGACACCGTCACGTGGCGCGCCGTGCACTTCGGGATCCCGTTCCGGATGACGGCGGCCGTCACCGCCTACGAGGCGCCGTACCGGTTCGTCGACGAGCAGGTCGCGGGGCCGTTCGCCCGATGGCGCCACGAGCACCTGTTCACCGCCGTCGACGGCGGCACGCTGATGGTCGACGTCGCAGACTTCGCCGCGCCGCTCGGCGCCATCGGGCGGGCCGTCGACGTGCTCGTCCTTGAGCGGTACATGACCCGGCTGCTGCGCCGTCGGAACGCTTGGCTGGCGGAACGGCTCGCCGGAGCGGTGCAGCGCGGGGGCCGCGCGGGCGCCGTCTGACCAGGGACGATGCCCACATCGTGAGCAGATCGCCAATCGATTGGCGCCAGATCAGCGAGCAGCGGCACCCTTCGGGTGGACAACCTCCAACTTCGTATCAAATGGGTAACAATCAATCCCTGGTTGCCGCCTGTGTCCCAAGGCACACTTCTCCGGGACTACGGTTTCCGCACACCCGCCCCCCGGGCCAAGTGAGGTCGGCGTCACACCCCGATGCCGACGGGGGCCGGAGTGCTTCCGGAGGAGGAAACCTTGAAGATCAGGCGAATCGCCAGTGTGACTGCGACGGCGGCAGCCTTCGCGCTCGTGATGACCGCGTGCAGCGGCGGCGACGACGGTGCCGAGTCCACGGAGAGCCCGACCCAGGCCGCAGCCTCGGGCGGATCGTTCTCCATGTACATCGGCGAGCCGGAGAACGCGCTCGTCCCGGGCAACACGTCCGAGACCGAGGGCGGGCAGATCGTCGACGCCCTGTGGACCGGCCTGGTGACCTATGGCGACGAGACGGAGCTCACCTGGGACGGTGTGGCCGAGTCGATCGAGTCCGACGACGCCACCACCTGGACCGTGACGCTCAAGGACGGCTGGACCTTCCACGACGGCACCCCCGTCGACGCCAAGTCGTTCGTCGACGCGTGGAACTACACCTCCTACTCGCCGAACGGGTACGGCAACTCGTACTTCTTCTCGAACATCGTCGGCTACGACGAGCTGCAGGCCGAGACGGACGACGAGGGCGAGGTCGTCGAGGACCCCGCGGCGACCGAGATGTCCGGCCTCGAGGTCGTGGACGAGAAGACGTTCACGGTCGAGCTGACGGGTCCGTTCGCCCAGTTCCCGATCACCACCGGCTACACGGCCTTCTTCCCGCTCCCGGAGGCGTTCTTCGACGACCCGGATGCGTTCGGCAAGAAGCCGATCGGCAACGGCCCGTTCATGGCCGAGACCGAGCTCGTCCCCGGCCAGGGCATCACCCTCGCCAGGTACGAGGACTACGCCGGCCCGAACAAGGCCAACGCCGACTCTGTCGAGCTGCGCATCTACTCCTCCATGGACACGGCGTACCTGGACGTCCAGGGCGGCTCGCTCGACATCGTCGACACGATCCCGCCGGACGCCATCACCACGGCACCCGACGTGTTCGGCGACCGCTACCAGGAGTTCCCGTCGTCGTCGTTCACGTACGTGGGCATCCCGACGTACGACGAGCGCTACCAGGACAAGCGTGTCCGTCAGGCGATCTCCATGGCGATCGACCGTGAGGCCATCACCGAGGCCATCTTCAACGGCACGCGCCTCCCGGCGGCCGACGCGATCCCCCCGGTCATCGACGGCTACCGTGAGGACGCCTGCAAGTACTGCACGCTCAACGTCGAGGAGGCCAACACGCTGCTCGACGAGGCCGGCTTCGACCGGTCGCAGCCGATCGAGCTGTGGTTCAACGCCGGCGCCGGGCACGACGCCTGGGTCGAGGCCGTGGGCAACCAGGTCAAGCAGAACCTCGGTGTGGACTTCGTGCTCAAGGGCGACCTGGACTTCGCCCAGTACCTCCCGCTCGGTGACGCGAAGGGCTTCACCGGTCCGTTCCGTCTGGGCTGGGTGATGGACTACCCGTCGCCGCAGAACTACCTGGAGCCGCTGTACTCGACCGCGGCCCTCCCGCCGGCCGGATCGAACGCGTCGTTCTACTCCAACCCGGAGTTCGACGCCCTGATCTCCCAGGGCAACCAGGCGGCCACCAACGAGGAGGCCATCGCGCTCTACCAGCAGGCGGACGACGTCCTCCTCGAGGACCTGCCGATCATCCCGATGTTCTTCGGGCTGGTCCAGTCCGTGAACTCGGAGAACGTCACCAACGTCCGGGTGGACGCGTTCACGCGCGTCGACCTGCCCGCCGTGCAGGTCGTCAACCCGTGAGTCACTGAGGTGGCGGGGCCGGCAACGGCCCCGCCACCTCGGGTGCGTGGGAGCACGCCCGCCCTCCCACGCACCCTCTGCCATGCCGCGCAAGCGACGACGGCGTGACCGTGACTCCGTGCACCTCCGTCCAGTGGTGAGGAGAACACCTTGGGCCGCTATATCGCGCGTCGTGCGTTGCTGACGATCCCCGTCCTGCTCGGCGCCTCGTTCCTGATCTTCGCGATGGTGTACGCCCTGCCGGGCGACCCCATCCGTGCTCTCGGCGGTGACCGCCCGCTGTCGCCGGCGGTGGTCGCAGAGCTGCGAGACCGCTTCAACCTGAACGACCCGTTCCTCGTCCAGTACGCCAAGTGGCTCGGTGGTGCGCTGACGGGTGACCTCGGGACGGACTTCCGGATGCGTCCGGTCCTCGACACGATCCTGCTGCGCCTGCCCGTGACGGCTCGGCTGGCCCTCGTCGCCCTGGTGTTCGAGACGGTGCTGGGCATCCTGGCCGGCGTTCTCGCCGGTATCCGCAGGAACTCCTGGTACGACAACGTCATGCTGATCACGACGACGCTGATCATCTCGATCCCGATCCTCGTGCTCGGGTTCCTCGCCCAGTACGTGTTCGGCCTCCAGCTCGGGCTGTTCCCGATCTCGGGCATCGACCGCGGCTGGTTCAGCTTCCTGCTCCCGGGCTTCGTCCTCGGGGCGGGGTCGCTGGCCTACATCGCCCGGCTGACCCGTACCAGCCTCATCGAGAACCTGAACGCCGACTTCGTGCGCACGGCGCGGGCGAAGGGCCTGCGGCCGCGCATCGTCGTGACCCGGCACACGCTGCGCAACAGCCTGATCCCGGTCGTCACCTACATCGGTGCCGACATCGGGGCGCTCATGGGTGGCGCGATCGTGACCGAGTCCGTGTTCAACATCCCGGGCATCGGGCAGGCCGTCTTCCGCTCGATCCAGTCGCAGGAGGGTGCCGTCGTCGTCGGCATCGTGACGTTGATGGTCTTCTTCTACATCTTCTTCAACCTCGTCGTGGACATTCTCTACGCCGTCCTGGACCCGAGGATCCGATATGAGTGAGCACGAGAAGGAGCTCGCGGCCAAGGGCGCCGACACGCGCCGGGAGCTCGCCGAGACCGCGGCCGCCGGTACCGGCTTCTCCTCGCCGGCCCAGCTGATCGACTCCCAGGTCGACGCCGGTGGCGTGGTGACGCCCAGCCTGCCCAAGCAGCGCACCCTGTGGTCCGACGCGTGGCACATGCTGCGCAGGAGCTGGATGTTCTGGGTGGGTGCGGTCCTGGCCGTGGTGTTCACGGTCATGGCCGTCGCGCCACAGCTCTTCACGAACGCCGACCCGCGGGAGTGCAACCTGTCGAACTCGAACCTGAGGCCCTCGGCGGAGCACTGGTTCGGCTTTGACCAGCAGGGGTGCGACTTCTACGCGAACGTCGTCTACGGGGCGCGCTCGTCCCTGACCATCGGCCTGCTGAGCGTGCTGGTGATCCTGGCGCTCGGCATCCTCCTGGGGGCGGTCGCCGGGTACTACGGCGGTCTGCTCGACACCCTGGTCTCGCGGGTCGCGGACATCTTCTACGCGCTGCCGCTCATCCTCGGCGCCGTCGTGCTGCTGCGCGTGGGCCCGCAGACGGGGTTCCCGCTGCTCGCGGAACGCGGCGTGTGGGCGATCATCATCGCCCTGGGCACGTTCGGCTGGATGACGTCGATGCGCCTGGTGCGATCCCAGGTCATCGCGCTGAAGAACAGCGACTTCGTCGCCGCAGCGCGTGCCCTGGGGGCTTCCAGCACCCGGGTGCTCGTCCGGCACATCCTGCCGAACGCCGTGGCGCCCGTGCTCGTCTACGCCACGATCACGATCGGTGTGCTGATCGCCGCCGAGGCCACGCTGACCTTCCTCGGCGTCGGGCTCACGCGGCCGGCGATCTCCTGGGGCCTGCAGATCAGCACGGGGCAGAGCCTGCTGCGGACGGCACCGCACATCGTGCTGTTCCCCAGCTTCTTCCTGTCCCTGACCGTCATCGCGTTCACGATGCTGGGCGATGCCCTGCGTGACGCCCTGGACCCGAAGGCGCGACGATGACCGAGATCCTTGACGTCTCCCTGTCGGAGGCGACCGTCGACGACCAGCCGATCCTCGAGGTCGACGACCTGCACGTCCACTTCGACACCCGCGAGGGCAAGGTCCGCGCCGTCAACGGCGTCTCCTACAGCGTGTCGCCGGGGGAGACCCTGGCGATCCTGGGCGAGTCCGGTTCGGGCAAGTCCGTCTCGGCGCAGGCGATCATGGGCATCCTCGACTCGCCCCCGGCCGTCATCACGGGCAAGGGCGTGCGGCTGCACGGGCGTGACATCCTCACGATGACGCCCGAGGAGCAGCGGCAGGTGCGCGGCCCCGGCATCTCGATGATCTTCCAGGACGCGCTGAGCGCCCTGAACCCCGTCTACTCGGTGGGCTTCCAGATCGGGGAGATGTTCCGGGAGCACCGGGGCATGTCCAAGAAGGAGGCCCGCCTGCGGGCCGTCGAGCTGATGGACCGCGTGCGCATCCCCGCCGCGAAGAGCCGGGTGGACGACTACCCGCACCAGTTCTCCGGTGGCATGCGCCAGCGCGTCATGATCGCGATGGCGCTGGCGCTCGACCCGCACATCCTCATCGCGGACGAGCCGACGACGGCGCTCGACGTCACGGTCCAGGCGCAGGTGATGACGCTGCTCGAGCAGCTTCAGGAGGAGACGGGCATGGGCCTGATCCTCATCACCCACGACCTGGGCGTGGTCAACGAGGTCGCCGACAAGGTGGCCGTCATGTACGCCGGCAAGATCGTCGAGACCGGCACGGTGGACGAGGTCTTCAGCTCGCCGCGCCACCCGTACACCGAGGGCCTGATGAACTCGGTGCCCAACACGGCGTCGAAGGAGCGGCTCAAGCCGATCGTGGGCCAGCCGCCGAACCTGGCGTTCATCCCGCCCGGCTGCTCGTTCCACCCGCGCTGCCCGTACCGGCGCATCCCTGGCTCGCCGGACTGCGCGGTGGACGTGCCGGTGCTCAGGGAGCTCGGCCCGGGCCGCCAGGTGTCCTGCCACTACTCCGAGGAGGTGTTCGGTGACCTCCGCTGACACCACGCCGCTCCTGCAGATCTCCGGCCTGAAGAAGTACTTCCCGCTGACGCAGGGCATCGTCATGCGCCGCACGGTCGGCCACGTCCAGGCCGTCGACGGCGTCGACCTGCAGATCAACCGCGGGGAGACCGTGGGCCTGGTCGGGGAGTCGGGCTGCGGCAAGTCGACCGTGTCGAAGCTGCTCGTGGGGCTGGAGAAGCCCACGGCCGGCACGATCACCTACAAGGGCCGTGACGTCGCTCGCATGAACGGCAAGCAGCTCAAGCAGTACCGCCGCGAGGTCCAGATCATCTTCCAGGACCCGTACTCGTCGCTGAACCCCCGCATGACCGTGGGCGACATCGTGGCCGAGGGCTGGTCGGTGCACCGGGGCGTCGCCCCGCGCAAGGACCGGACCAAGCGGGTCCAGGAGCTGCT
The Xylanimonas cellulosilytica DSM 15894 DNA segment above includes these coding regions:
- the ychF gene encoding redox-regulated ATPase YchF is translated as MALTIGIVGLPNVGKSTLFNALTRNQVLAANYPFATIEPNVGVVPLPDPRLNTLAGIFGSERILPATVSFVDIAGIVKGASEGEGLGNKFLANIREADAICQVTRVFSDPDVIRVEGSTDAEGDIETIATELILADLQTLEKALPRIEKEVKIKKGDPALLDAGKKAQSILEAGTTLFQGAKAAGLDLAEIASFQLMTAKPFIYVFNTDDAGLADTAMQDELRALVAPADAIFLDAKFESELVELEPEEAREMLEANGQEESGLDQLAKVGFHTLGLQTYLTAGPKESRAWTIRTGWKAPQAAGVIHTDFERGFIKAEVIGFEDLVEAGSVAAARSAGKARIEGKDYVMADGDVVEFRFNV
- a CDS encoding HigA family addiction module antitoxin, which gives rise to MSNSSTTTEADLIEPIHPGEILMEDFIKGFGITQNKLAVSIGVSPRRINEIVHGKRGITADTAIRLARYFGTSEEFWMNLQSNYELRLERRALREKVAAITPLKVA
- a CDS encoding type II toxin-antitoxin system HipA family toxin codes for the protein MTTIEVLVDEAGRTRLVGQAHFTRTRGQVSTTFLYDPGYLAGDGTALDPALPLVSGAQHQSGLVRAFADSAPDRWGRGLVEKAERARAREESRSPRHLDDLDFLLGVSDDTRQGALRFRLPGHEDFLGKASSVPRLVSLPELLHASDELASDEDPSAALKQLLDTGTTGLGGARPKASVRLEDGSLAIAKFPHGSDRWDVMAWEATALDLMERAGIRTPQRRLTRVGERSVLILRRFDRTSTGDRIGYISAMTATGSVDGQHRDYADVAEAMRDLSRSPRQDHQELFDRVIASVALGNTDDHLRNHGFLADQGSWTLSPVFDVNPTPDPWRARSTSIMGADAPPDEVDGLLALAEDCGLTTVRARERMGRVAGALTGWREQARGNRIGEREITMMAESIEPRLEAVSAGARTTL
- a CDS encoding helix-turn-helix domain-containing protein is translated as MAGPRPTNSASFRLYDVSCRHNGRIRGVGSSYTDGANMAGYRIDRQIASFGEHVRGWRMVLGLTAQQVAERAGITRDTLRKIETGDPGVSFRSVAQVLRALGVLDQTVEAIDPLNSDIGRLRAGNLTKKRAR
- a CDS encoding SRPBCC family protein; translation: MPRLRLETFVPGATPADCFALSLSVDAHAASLAHSGERAVGGVTSGELRLGDTVTWRAVHFGIPFRMTAAVTAYEAPYRFVDEQVAGPFARWRHEHLFTAVDGGTLMVDVADFAAPLGAIGRAVDVLVLERYMTRLLRRRNAWLAERLAGAVQRGGRAGAV
- a CDS encoding peptide ABC transporter substrate-binding protein, which encodes MKIRRIASVTATAAAFALVMTACSGGDDGAESTESPTQAAASGGSFSMYIGEPENALVPGNTSETEGGQIVDALWTGLVTYGDETELTWDGVAESIESDDATTWTVTLKDGWTFHDGTPVDAKSFVDAWNYTSYSPNGYGNSYFFSNIVGYDELQAETDDEGEVVEDPAATEMSGLEVVDEKTFTVELTGPFAQFPITTGYTAFFPLPEAFFDDPDAFGKKPIGNGPFMAETELVPGQGITLARYEDYAGPNKANADSVELRIYSSMDTAYLDVQGGSLDIVDTIPPDAITTAPDVFGDRYQEFPSSSFTYVGIPTYDERYQDKRVRQAISMAIDREAITEAIFNGTRLPAADAIPPVIDGYREDACKYCTLNVEEANTLLDEAGFDRSQPIELWFNAGAGHDAWVEAVGNQVKQNLGVDFVLKGDLDFAQYLPLGDAKGFTGPFRLGWVMDYPSPQNYLEPLYSTAALPPAGSNASFYSNPEFDALISQGNQAATNEEAIALYQQADDVLLEDLPIIPMFFGLVQSVNSENVTNVRVDAFTRVDLPAVQVVNP
- a CDS encoding ABC transporter permease, which gives rise to MGRYIARRALLTIPVLLGASFLIFAMVYALPGDPIRALGGDRPLSPAVVAELRDRFNLNDPFLVQYAKWLGGALTGDLGTDFRMRPVLDTILLRLPVTARLALVALVFETVLGILAGVLAGIRRNSWYDNVMLITTTLIISIPILVLGFLAQYVFGLQLGLFPISGIDRGWFSFLLPGFVLGAGSLAYIARLTRTSLIENLNADFVRTARAKGLRPRIVVTRHTLRNSLIPVVTYIGADIGALMGGAIVTESVFNIPGIGQAVFRSIQSQEGAVVVGIVTLMVFFYIFFNLVVDILYAVLDPRIRYE
- a CDS encoding ABC transporter permease — protein: MSEHEKELAAKGADTRRELAETAAAGTGFSSPAQLIDSQVDAGGVVTPSLPKQRTLWSDAWHMLRRSWMFWVGAVLAVVFTVMAVAPQLFTNADPRECNLSNSNLRPSAEHWFGFDQQGCDFYANVVYGARSSLTIGLLSVLVILALGILLGAVAGYYGGLLDTLVSRVADIFYALPLILGAVVLLRVGPQTGFPLLAERGVWAIIIALGTFGWMTSMRLVRSQVIALKNSDFVAAARALGASSTRVLVRHILPNAVAPVLVYATITIGVLIAAEATLTFLGVGLTRPAISWGLQISTGQSLLRTAPHIVLFPSFFLSLTVIAFTMLGDALRDALDPKARR
- a CDS encoding ABC transporter ATP-binding protein, with amino-acid sequence MTEILDVSLSEATVDDQPILEVDDLHVHFDTREGKVRAVNGVSYSVSPGETLAILGESGSGKSVSAQAIMGILDSPPAVITGKGVRLHGRDILTMTPEEQRQVRGPGISMIFQDALSALNPVYSVGFQIGEMFREHRGMSKKEARLRAVELMDRVRIPAAKSRVDDYPHQFSGGMRQRVMIAMALALDPHILIADEPTTALDVTVQAQVMTLLEQLQEETGMGLILITHDLGVVNEVADKVAVMYAGKIVETGTVDEVFSSPRHPYTEGLMNSVPNTASKERLKPIVGQPPNLAFIPPGCSFHPRCPYRRIPGSPDCAVDVPVLRELGPGRQVSCHYSEEVFGDLR